A single window of Drosophila suzukii chromosome 3, CBGP_Dsuzu_IsoJpt1.0, whole genome shotgun sequence DNA harbors:
- the Osbp gene encoding oxysterol-binding protein 1 — protein sequence MTDATNNALADKGLPEMKGWLLKWTNYIKGYQRRWFVLSKGVLSYYRNQTEINHTCRGTISLHGALIHTVDSCTFVISNGGTQTFHIKAGTEVERQSWVTALELAKAKAIRVLECEEEEETETAHVVPSQEISSVVRDLTERLENMRTCYDLITKHGAALQRALNDLETNEEESLASRTKIVNERATLFRITSNAMINAGNDYLSSAEAQGHKWSKMLHHEREQRQRLEEIVETMAKQQSQMEQAAVLVRQNKQVPSGSGVSTVGSLVTSDDEVEFFDAEEHGYTGPGRTVESPDRERGTFILKMNTRRSSSEDQVEGQLEGSSSESDEQKRTVQTVQQVCLVSAPRVASGGQGDDDDVDKAVLPKASTDSIYGRNWNPDLMKKRRERVPDKPNHPVSLWGIMKNCIGKDLSKIPMPINFNEPLSMLQRLVEDYEYSEILDYAATCQDECEQLAYLAAFTVSAYATTTNRTGKPFNPLLGETFECDRMDDYGWRCLAEQVSHHPPVAALHCESKNWTCWQEFSMTSKFRGKYVQVNPLGGVYVQFVDSGRRYSWRKVTTTVNNIIVGKLWVDQHGEMEIKGSQAAEGLKCILNFIPYSYFSREVQRSVKGVVMNKDNEVKWVVRGTWDLKIEIAPVLKTTGSPSSPTYTTGDFKLAWRRRPAPPDSEKFYNFTILACQLNEEEEGVAPTDSRLRPDQRLMEQGNWDESNKEKLRLEDKQRTERRRREAEAEQAAAEGRPYPAYEPMWFKREKAEGSEEFVHVFKNTYWEAKAAQNFEGCPEIY from the exons ATGACGGACGCCACTAACAATGCGCTGGCCGATAAGGGCCTGCCGGAGATGAAGGGCTGGCTGCTAAAGTGGACCAACTACATCAAGGGCTACCAGCGGAGGTGGTTCGTCTTGTCCAAAGGCGTGCTGAGCTATTACCGCAACCAGACGGAGATAAACCATACGTGCCGGGGCACCATATCGCTGCACGGAGCCCTTATCCACACGGTGGACTCGTGCACGTTCGTCATCTCGAACGGCGGCACCCAGACGTTCCACATCAAGGCCGGCACCGAGGTGGAGCGCCAGTCTTGGGTCACCGCCCTGGAGCTGGCCAAGGCCAAGGCCATCCGGGTCCTCGAGTgtgaggaggaggaggaaacGGAGACGGCGCACGTCGTGCCCAGCCAGGAGATCAGCTCGGTGGTCCGGGATCTCACCGAACGGCTGgagaacatgcgcacctgctACGACCTGATCACCAAGCACGGCGCCGCCTTGCAGCGGGCGCTCAACGATCTGGAGACGAACGAGGAGGAGTCGCTGGCCAGCCGCACGAAGATCGTCAACGAGCGGGCCACCCTCTTTCGGATCACATCGAATGCAATGATCAACGCCGGCAACGATTACCTGTCCTCGGCGGAGGCTCAGGGTCACAAGTGGTCCAAGATGCTGCACCACGAGCGCGAGCAGCGCCAGCGGCTGGAGGAGATCGTCGAGACGATGGCCAAGCAACAGTCACAGATGGAGCAGGCCGCCGTCCTTGTGCGCCAGAACAAGCAGGTGCCGTCCGGCTCTGGCGTTAGCACTGTCGGCTCCCTGGTGACCTCCGACGATGAGGTGGAGTTCTTCGACGCCGAGGAGCATGGCTACACTGGGCCAGGTCGCACAGTGGAGTCGCCGGATCGAGAGCGGGGCACCTTCATCCTCAAAATGAACACGCGACGAAGCAGCAGCGAGGACCAGGTGGAGGGCCAGCTGGAGGGCAGCTCATCGGAGAGCGATGAGCAGAAGCGTACTGTGCAGACGGTGCAGCAGGTGTGCCTGGTGAGTGCCCCACGGGTGGCCTCAGGAGGGCAGGGCGACGATGACGATGTGGACAAAGCGGTGCTGCCCAAGGCGAGCACCGACTCCATCTATGGACGCAACTGGAACCCTGATCTGATGAAGAAGCGGCGCGAACGAGTGCCGGACAAACCGAACCACCCCGTCAGCCTATGGGGCATCATGAAGAACTGCATCGGCAAGGATCTGTCCAAAATTCCCATGCCCATAAACTTCAACGAGCCGCTGTCGATGCTGCAGCGTCTGGTGGAGGACTACGAGTACTCGGAGATCCTCGACTATGCGGCCACCTGTCAGGACGAGTGCGAGCAGCTGGCCTACCTGGCCGCCTTCACTGTGTCTGCTTATGCCACGACAACGAACCGCACCGGCAAGCCCTTCAATCCGCTGCTGGGCGAGACCTTCGAGTGCGATCGTATGGACGACTACGGCTGGAGGTGCCTGGCCGAGCAGGTGTCCCATCATCCACCGGTGGCGGCGCTCCACTGCGAGAGCAAGAACTGGACGTGCTGGCAGGAATTCTCCATGACCAGCAAGTTCCGCGGCAAGTACGTTCAA GTTAATCCCCTGGGTGGCGTCTATGTGCAATTTGTGGACAGCGGTAGGCGTTATTCCTGGCGCAAGGTGACCACCACAGTGAACAACATCATTGTGGGCAAACTGTGGGTGGACCAGCATGGCGAAATGGAAATCAAGGGATCGCAGGCGGCGGAGGGGCTAAAGTGCATCTTGAACTTTATCCCTTACTCGTACTTCAGCCGTGAGGTGCAGCGGAGCGTCAAGGGCGTGGTGATGAACAAAGACAACGAGGTTAAGTGGGTGGTGCGAGGTACCTGGGACCTGAAGATCGAAATCGCACCGGTGCTGAAGACCACGGGATCGCCCAGCAGTCCAACTTATACCACGGGCGACTTTAAGCTGGCCTGGCGTCGCCGTCCTGCTCCACCGGACTCGGAGAAGTTCTACAACTTCACCATACTAGCCTGCCAGCTCAACGAAGAGGAGGAGGGCGTGGCGCCGACGGATTCACGCCTGCGTCCCGACCAACGGCTTATGGAGCAGGGCAACTGGGACGAGTCGAACAAAGAGAAGTTGCGTCTGGAGGACAAGCAGCGCACAGAACGACGCAGGCGGGAGGCCGAGGCAGAGCAAGCGGCGGCGGAGGGCAGGCCTTATCCAGCCTACGAGCCCATGTGGTTCAAGCGCGAAAAGGCGGAGGGCAGCGAGGAATTTGTGCACGTCTTTAAGAACACCTACTGGGAGGCCAAGGCGGCGCAGAACTTCGAGGGCTGTCCGGAGATCTACTAG
- the LOC108014565 gene encoding oligopeptidase A: MLNILRRRPASVPLIRAAFSAPLHTSENRPGYIVLVPEIGEEGPLGEGVLKPDGLPAFSDITIEMCLGAIGQQASAVENSVKALENDLHSGKPLDARGIFRELDTVTGPLETTWGVAKALYLGNSTLIPTKSYMNIHERARNARAAKFCNHTVYKALKDATSESGPDEQRLRQKFLLEGKLNGLILDKEKQDGLKELLTHLGRERASFKNKVNMAVHSFGQVITDFNLVRDFPPSLLEATARDSNQPLQGPWKITLQPQVVDGFLKYCPERLQRWNVWRASVLKASSTQEKSLENSTHLEKIRGLRKRQANLLGYANFADMSMQTKMVGSVDNLKQIFAKLLKFAGPAQSVELEKLQSFAQDSGCDYKLDAYDVAYWRRKQLVAEHGLQEQKISEFFPLPRVLSGMFALSEKLFGIHIVEQPNAEVWHPAVKFYDVFDADSANSSTPVGGFYVDCYSKEHKFGRNNGWMVGIRNSNKSAGLTPLCALIFNFSEPQRNLAEGRPPLLGYDDLQMLFKTFGSGLQHLLTQAGYSDLAGLSNIEWDASQVSGHVMSNFLDDPTVIRSLSGHFSSGEPLEAEISQKMRLLKTQLAGYNLCQDLYLADLDIELHRSNAFWLDIVRKLWPVYHCMPLDKKDAHPCSLTDIFAGDWAAAQFSHLYSRLIAADISSSFAEQRTEENYAVVGRRYKQTFLSSGGSVPTAEVFRRFQGRDPSGEALLKSLDIFEPSQTTENN; the protein is encoded by the exons ATGCTGAATATCCTGCGAAGGCGTCCGGCGTCCGTGCCCCTCATCCGGGCAGCGTTCAGCGCTCCACTGCACACATCGGAAAACCGGCCGGGTTACATAGTGCT GGTCCCGGAGATCGGCGAGGAGGGACCGCTGGGCGAGGGTGTGCTTAAGCCGGATGGACTGCCCGCCTTCAGTGACATCACCATCGAAATGTGCCTGGGCGCCATTGGCCAGCAGGCATCGGCGGTGGAGAACTCGGTGAAGGCGCTAGAGAACGACCTGCACAGTGGCAAGCCGCTGGACGCCCGCGGCATCTTCCGAGAACTGGACACAGTCACGGGGCCACTAGAGACGACGTGGGGCGTTGCCAAGGCTCTGTACCTGGGCAACTCCACGCTGATTCCCACTAAATCCTACATGAACATCCACGAACGTGCGCGAAATGCCAGGGCGGCCAAGTTCTGCAACCACACTGTGTACAAGGCACTCAAGGATGCTACCTCCGAGTCCGGACCGGATGAGCAGCGTCTACGTCAAAAGTTTCTGCTCGAGGGCAAGCTTAACGGGCTCATTTTGGACAAGGAGAAGCAGGACGGGCTGAAGGAGCTGCTCACCCATTTGGGCCGCGAGAGAGCCAGCTTTAAAAACAAAGTCAACATGGCAGTGCACTCGTTCGGTCAAGTGATTACAGACTTCAACCTTGTAAGGGATTTCCCGCCTTCGCTCCTCGAGGCCACCGCACGCGATTCCAACCAGCCCCTGCAGGGTCCCTGGAAGATTACGCTACAGCCTCAAGTGGTGGACGGGTTCCTCAAGTACTGCCCAGAACGACTGCAGCGCTGGAACGTTTGGAGGGCCAGCGTACTAAAAGCCTCTTCGACACAAGAAAAATCCCTGGAAAACAGCACGCACTTGGAGAAGATCCGCGGATTGCGCAAGCGACAAGCGAATTTGCTGGGCTATGCCAACTTCGCGGACATGTCCATGCAGACCAAGATGGTGGGCAGCGTCGACAACCTGAAGCAGATCTTCGCCAAGCTACTGAAGTTCGCCGGCCCTGCTCAAAGTGTGGAGCTGGAAAAACTACAGAGTTTCGCCCAGGACAGCGGCTGTGACTACAAGCTGGACGCCTACGACGTGGCCTACTGGCGCCGCAAGCAACTGGTGGCGGAGCACGGCCTGCAGGAACAGAAGATCAGTGAGTTCTTCCCACTGCCCCGCGTTCTCTCCGGAATGTTTGCGCTCAGCGAAAAACTCTTCGGCATCCATATAGTGGAGCAGCCCAATGCGGAGGTGTGGCATCCAGCAGTCAAGTTCTACGATGTTTTCGATGCTGACTCGGCTAATAGCTCCACTCCGGTAGGAGGCTTCTATGTGGACTGCTACTCCAAGGAGCACAAGTTCGGCAGAAACAACGGTTGGATGGTGGGCATAAGGAACAGCAATAAATCAGCAGGCCTTACGCCCCTCTGCGCCCTGATTTTCAACTTCTCGGAGCCGCAGCGAAATCTGGCCGAGGGCAGACCTCCACTCCTGGGTTATGATGATCTGCAAATGCTGTTCAAGACTTTCGGTAGCGGACTGCAACACCTGCTCACCCAAGCGGGTTACAGCGATTTGGCGGGTCTTTCAAACATTGAGTGGGATGCCTCACAGGTGTCCGGTCACGTGATGAGCAACTTCCTCGACGACCCCACAGTGATTCGAAGCCTTTCCGGGCATTTTAGCAGCGGTGAGCCGCTCGAAGCCGAGATCTCCCAAAAGATGCGACTGCTTAAGACCCAACTGGCTGGATATAATCTCTGCCAGGACCTGTACTTGGCAGATCTCGACATCGAGCTGCACCGTTCGAATGCCTTTTGGCTGGATATTGTTCGCAAACTGTGGCCCGTATACCACTGCATGCCTCTGGACAAGAAGGACGCCCACCCCTGCTCTCTCACGGACATTTTTGCTGGAGATTGGGCGGCCGCCCAGTTCAGCCACTTGTACTCCCGCCTAATAGCCGCTGACATATCGAGCAGCTTTGCGGAACAGCGAACGGAAGAGAACTACGCAGTCGTTGGCCGACGCTACAAACAGACCTTCCTCAGCTCCGGCGGATCTGTGCCCACGGCGGAAGTGTTCCGCCGCTTCCAGGGTCGCGACCCGTCCGGCGAGGCGCTCCTCAAGTCATTAGACATTTTCGAACCCTCCCAGACCACAGAAAACAATTGA